A stretch of the Streptosporangium sp. NBC_01755 genome encodes the following:
- a CDS encoding acyl-CoA thioesterase, translating to MFGQSIADEVGHGHRHVFPRAVRFADIDSLGHVNNVRFLDYLEDARSGMFYIDPQREGNAPFAGLVIARHEIDYRRPLTFRPDPVRVESWVTKVSPVRFTLAYEIRDDDEIFVKARSVLVAYDVESASPRRLNSGELAYLRRFTAG from the coding sequence GTGTTTGGACAGAGCATCGCGGACGAGGTCGGCCATGGCCACCGACACGTGTTCCCCAGGGCTGTCAGGTTCGCCGACATCGACTCGCTGGGTCATGTCAACAACGTGCGGTTCCTCGACTATCTGGAGGACGCGCGGTCGGGGATGTTCTACATCGACCCCCAGCGCGAGGGAAACGCTCCTTTCGCCGGACTGGTGATCGCCCGGCATGAGATCGACTACCGGCGCCCCCTCACCTTCCGTCCCGACCCGGTCCGGGTGGAGTCGTGGGTGACGAAGGTTAGTCCGGTGCGGTTCACCCTCGCGTACGAGATCCGCGACGATGACGAGATCTTCGTCAAGGCCCGCTCGGTGCTCGTGGCCTACGACGTGGAGAGTGCCTCTCCCCGGCGGCTGAACTCCGGCGAGCTCGCCTACCTGCGCAGGTTCACCGCGGGCTGA
- the ettA gene encoding energy-dependent translational throttle protein EttA has protein sequence MPEYIYTLQRVRKAHGDKVVLDDVTLSFLPGAKIGVLGPNGTGKSTLLKMMAGLEQPSNGDARLMPGFTVGMLQQEPPLNESKTVLGNVEEGVAETKAMLDRFNEIAELMATDYSDELLNEMGKLQDALDHRNGWDLDSQLEQAMDALRCPPPDAEVTQLSGGERRRVALCKLLLEQPDLLLLDEPTNHLDAESVQWLESHLEKYPGTVLAVTHDRYFLDNVATWILELDRGRCHPYEGNYSTYLEAKAARLKLEGQKDAKRKKRLEEELEWVRSNARARQTKSRARLQRYDEMAAEADKYRKLDFEEIQIPPGPRLGTTVIRAEKLTKGFEERVLMESLSFDLPRNGLVGIIGPNGVGKTTLFRMITGGETPDNGAIIVGDTVKISYADQSRGGIDPAKNVWEVVSDGLDYIKVGQVEMPSRAYIAAFGFKGPDQQKKAGILSGGERNRLNLALTLKQGGNVLLLDEPTNDLDTETLSSLENALLEFPGCAVITSHDRWFLDRIATHILAWEEGSNWFWFEGNYADYEKNKIERLGADAARPHRVTYRKLTRD, from the coding sequence ATGCCGGAGTACATCTACACACTGCAGCGCGTGCGCAAGGCGCACGGCGACAAGGTCGTCCTAGACGACGTGACGCTGTCGTTCCTACCGGGTGCCAAGATCGGTGTCCTGGGCCCCAACGGCACCGGAAAGTCGACGCTGCTGAAGATGATGGCGGGCCTGGAGCAGCCGTCCAACGGCGACGCCCGGCTCATGCCCGGCTTCACCGTCGGCATGCTCCAGCAGGAGCCCCCCCTCAACGAATCCAAGACCGTCCTCGGCAACGTCGAAGAGGGTGTCGCCGAGACCAAGGCGATGCTCGACCGCTTCAACGAGATCGCCGAGCTGATGGCCACCGACTACAGCGACGAGCTGCTCAACGAGATGGGCAAGCTTCAGGACGCCCTCGACCACCGCAACGGCTGGGATCTCGACAGTCAGCTGGAGCAGGCGATGGACGCCCTCCGCTGTCCCCCGCCGGACGCCGAGGTGACCCAGCTCTCCGGTGGAGAGCGTCGCCGGGTCGCCCTCTGCAAGCTGCTCCTGGAGCAGCCCGACCTGCTCCTGCTCGACGAGCCCACCAACCACCTCGACGCCGAGAGTGTCCAGTGGCTCGAGTCCCACCTGGAGAAGTATCCGGGCACCGTCCTGGCCGTCACCCACGACCGCTACTTCCTGGACAACGTGGCCACCTGGATCCTGGAGCTCGACCGCGGCCGTTGCCACCCGTACGAGGGCAACTACTCCACCTACCTGGAGGCCAAGGCCGCGCGGCTCAAGCTCGAAGGTCAGAAGGACGCCAAGCGCAAGAAGCGCCTGGAGGAGGAGCTGGAGTGGGTCCGCTCCAACGCCAGGGCCCGCCAGACCAAGAGCCGGGCGCGCCTGCAGCGCTACGATGAGATGGCCGCCGAGGCCGACAAGTACCGCAAGCTCGACTTCGAAGAGATCCAGATCCCGCCGGGCCCGCGTCTGGGCACCACGGTCATCCGGGCCGAGAAGCTCACCAAGGGCTTCGAGGAGCGCGTCCTGATGGAGAGCCTCTCCTTCGACCTGCCGCGTAACGGCCTCGTCGGCATCATCGGCCCGAACGGTGTCGGCAAGACCACTCTGTTCCGGATGATCACCGGTGGTGAGACGCCGGACAACGGTGCGATCATCGTCGGTGACACCGTCAAGATCTCTTACGCCGACCAGAGCCGGGGAGGGATCGACCCGGCGAAGAACGTCTGGGAGGTCGTCTCCGACGGGCTCGACTACATCAAGGTCGGCCAGGTCGAGATGCCGTCGCGCGCCTACATCGCCGCGTTCGGGTTCAAGGGCCCGGACCAGCAGAAGAAGGCGGGCATCCTGTCCGGCGGAGAGCGCAACCGGCTCAACCTGGCGCTCACCCTCAAGCAGGGCGGCAACGTGCTCCTGCTCGACGAGCCCACCAACGACCTCGACACCGAGACGCTCTCCAGCCTGGAGAACGCGCTGCTGGAGTTCCCCGGCTGCGCGGTCATCACCTCGCACGACCGGTGGTTCCTCGACCGCATCGCGACCCACATCCTGGCCTGGGAAGAGGGGTCGAACTGGTTCTGGTTCGAGGGCAACTACGCCGACTACGAGAAGAACAAGATCGAGCGTCTGGGCGCCGACGCGGCCCGGCCGCACCGCGTCACCTACCGTAAGCTCACCCGCGACTGA
- a CDS encoding glycoside hydrolase family 13 protein has product MESPWWRDAVVYEIYVRSFADASGDGVGDLPGIRQRLPYLAELGVDAIWLTPFYRSPMADGGYDVADYRDVDPLFGTLADFDELVAEAHRLGLRVIVDIVPNHSSSAHAWFQAALLGEGRDRYIFRDGGDLPPNNWQSTFSGPAWTKTSDGQWYLHLFAAEQPDFNWRNPEVHAEFLDVLRFWLDRGVDGFRIDVAMGLYKAEELPDTPPQDQAFKAESPIWGRPEVHEVYRAWRKVLDSYDGERVAVGEVWTDSVEDLALYLRPDELHQSFNFAWLEAPWSGPAFKKIIDDTLAAVTAPTWVLSNHDVVRHVTRYGDGLTNSTTGLARARAALLAMLALPGSAYLYQGEELGLPEVKSLPPEARQDPIFARSKGELPGRDGCRVPIPWSGMAEPYGFSPDGTRSWLPQPVEWTVLSAERQSSDPGSTLSFYQEALRVRRALRGTLPEEISWQEAPEDALVLNRGSLICVINCGSAPVRLPPHDRVLIGSTPVEGHLLLPDTAVWLQAPEV; this is encoded by the coding sequence ATGGAATCCCCCTGGTGGCGTGATGCCGTCGTCTACGAGATCTACGTTCGCAGCTTCGCCGACGCCTCCGGAGACGGTGTCGGCGACCTGCCCGGCATCCGGCAGCGCCTGCCGTACCTCGCCGAACTCGGTGTGGACGCGATCTGGCTGACCCCCTTCTACCGCTCCCCCATGGCCGACGGTGGCTACGATGTGGCCGACTACCGTGACGTCGACCCCCTCTTCGGCACGCTCGCCGACTTCGACGAGCTCGTCGCCGAGGCGCATCGCCTCGGGCTCCGGGTGATCGTGGACATCGTTCCGAACCACAGCTCCTCGGCTCACGCGTGGTTCCAGGCCGCGCTGCTCGGCGAGGGACGCGACCGCTACATCTTCCGTGACGGCGGTGATCTGCCTCCCAACAACTGGCAGTCGACCTTCAGCGGCCCGGCCTGGACCAAGACCTCCGACGGGCAGTGGTACCTGCACCTTTTCGCCGCGGAACAACCTGACTTCAACTGGCGCAACCCCGAGGTGCACGCCGAGTTCCTCGACGTGCTGCGGTTCTGGCTCGACCGGGGGGTGGACGGGTTCAGGATCGACGTGGCGATGGGCCTGTACAAGGCCGAGGAGCTGCCGGACACCCCGCCGCAGGACCAGGCGTTCAAGGCCGAGTCGCCGATCTGGGGACGGCCCGAGGTGCACGAGGTCTACCGCGCCTGGCGCAAGGTGCTCGACTCCTACGACGGCGAGCGGGTGGCGGTCGGCGAGGTCTGGACCGACTCCGTCGAGGATCTCGCGCTCTACCTTCGCCCCGACGAGCTCCACCAGAGCTTCAACTTCGCCTGGCTGGAGGCCCCCTGGTCCGGGCCCGCGTTCAAGAAGATCATCGATGACACGCTGGCCGCCGTGACCGCTCCCACCTGGGTGCTCTCCAACCACGACGTGGTCCGCCACGTGACCCGGTACGGTGACGGCCTGACCAATTCCACGACGGGCCTGGCCCGCGCCCGCGCGGCGCTGCTCGCCATGCTCGCCCTACCGGGCTCCGCATATCTCTACCAGGGGGAGGAACTGGGCCTCCCCGAGGTGAAGAGTCTTCCCCCGGAGGCCCGCCAGGACCCCATCTTCGCCCGCTCCAAGGGAGAGCTGCCCGGCCGCGACGGCTGCCGGGTTCCCATCCCCTGGTCCGGCATGGCCGAACCGTACGGCTTCTCGCCCGATGGAACACGGTCCTGGCTGCCCCAGCCCGTCGAGTGGACCGTGCTCTCCGCCGAGCGCCAGTCGAGCGACCCCGGCTCGACGCTGAGCTTCTACCAGGAGGCCCTGCGCGTCCGCCGAGCCCTCCGTGGCACGCTGCCCGAAGAGATCAGCTGGCAGGAGGCCCCGGAGGACGCCCTCGTCCTCAACCGGGGTTCCCTGATCTGCGTCATCAACTGTGGTTCCGCGCCGGTGCGACTGCCGCCGCACGACCGTGTCCTGATCGGCAGCACCCCGGTGGAAGGCCACCTGCTCCTGCCGGACACCGCGGTCTGGCTGCAGGCCCCCGAGGTCTGA